A section of the Gloeobacter violaceus PCC 7421 genome encodes:
- a CDS encoding DUF29 domain-containing protein — MRVYPLYETDFYAWTQQQIGLLKECRWEQLDVANLIEEIASLGRKERQELRNRLGVLLGHLLKWQFQPEGRSNSRLATIREQRREIGELLRDNPSLQPYLGEAWLTVYEGGLDLAVRETNFSYGAFPTVCPFTLEQSLNPDFLPGKETT; from the coding sequence ATGCGCGTGTACCCGCTCTACGAAACGGATTTCTACGCCTGGACGCAGCAGCAAATCGGTCTGCTCAAGGAGTGCCGGTGGGAACAGCTGGATGTCGCCAATCTCATCGAGGAAATTGCATCCTTGGGCAGAAAAGAGCGGCAGGAGTTGCGAAACCGGCTGGGTGTTCTGCTCGGACATCTGCTCAAGTGGCAGTTCCAGCCCGAGGGCCGCAGCAACAGCCGGCTTGCCACCATCCGCGAGCAGCGCCGCGAGATTGGCGAACTGCTGCGCGACAATCCCAGCTTGCAGCCGTACCTTGGCGAAGCGTGGCTTACAGTCTACGAGGGCGGTCTGGATCTAGCGGTCCGAGAAACTAACTTTTCCTACGGGGCGTTTCCTACGGTTTGTCCTTTTACGCTGGAACAAAGCCTGAACCCGGATTTCCTGCCAGGCAAGGAAACAACCTGA
- a CDS encoding type II toxin-antitoxin system PemK/MazF family toxin: MRRRPLRIRDIVVVQFPKHMPRGREQEEERPAIIVGIPSQLGEPRFSMLIVVPLTTSREQNWAAACPRLYPKLAAGTGGLPRESVVLIDQVRSVDRLRLLRFIGSLTLEDYEPILAGLCQMLCP; this comes from the coding sequence ATGAGGAGGAGACCCCTTCGCATAAGAGACATCGTAGTGGTGCAATTTCCCAAACATATGCCACGAGGGCGCGAGCAAGAAGAAGAGCGACCGGCAATTATCGTCGGTATACCATCTCAGCTGGGTGAACCCCGTTTCTCAATGTTGATAGTTGTTCCGTTAACTACCAGTCGAGAACAAAATTGGGCTGCTGCTTGCCCAAGGCTCTACCCAAAACTTGCTGCCGGTACAGGTGGCTTACCGCGAGAATCAGTCGTTTTAATCGATCAAGTTCGCAGTGTGGATAGGCTCCGCCTTCTTCGCTTCATTGGCTCGCTGACACTCGAAGATTACGAGCCTATTTTGGCTGGATTATGTCAAATGCTCTGCCCTTAG
- a CDS encoding ABC transporter ATP-binding protein, with protein sequence MIRLENIVKNYTLGEVVVPVLRGIELAIAAGEYTAIMGVSGSGKSTLMNIIGCLDRPSGGRYLLEGRDVTDLDDDELAEVRNRRIGFVFQQFNLLPRLSALENVMLPMVYAGYTKADRRGRAEAVLEQVGLADRLQNKPSQLSGGQQQRVAIARALVNEPALLLADEPTGALDTRTSEEVMALLTALNDGGITIVIVTHEPEVARQTHRMIRVQDGLIIDDAAVLTGQP encoded by the coding sequence GTGATTCGACTCGAAAACATCGTCAAGAACTACACCCTGGGTGAGGTGGTCGTGCCGGTGCTGCGGGGCATCGAGCTGGCGATTGCCGCCGGGGAATATACCGCGATTATGGGGGTCTCCGGCTCCGGCAAATCGACCCTGATGAACATCATCGGTTGTCTGGATCGCCCGAGCGGCGGACGCTATCTGCTCGAAGGCCGGGACGTCACCGACCTCGACGACGACGAACTGGCCGAGGTGCGCAACCGTCGCATCGGCTTTGTCTTCCAGCAGTTCAACCTGCTGCCGCGCCTGAGCGCCCTCGAAAACGTGATGCTGCCCATGGTCTACGCGGGTTACACCAAAGCGGACCGCCGCGGGCGCGCCGAGGCGGTCCTTGAGCAGGTGGGTCTGGCCGATCGCCTGCAGAACAAACCCAGCCAACTCTCCGGCGGCCAGCAGCAGCGCGTCGCCATCGCCCGCGCCCTGGTCAACGAACCGGCCCTACTGCTGGCGGACGAACCGACCGGCGCCCTCGACACGCGCACCAGCGAGGAGGTGATGGCCCTGCTCACCGCCCTCAACGACGGCGGGATCACGATTGTGATCGTCACCCACGAACCGGAGGTCGCCCGGCAAACCCACCGGATGATCCGCGTCCAGGACGGATTGATCATCGACGACGCGGCGGTGCTCACCGGCCAACCGTGA
- the minE gene encoding cell division topological specificity factor MinE has translation MVFDLLERLFNRNKTGSATVAKDRLKMVLAVDRTEIAPQTIEQIRKEILDVIVRYFEIDENEKFDVTLERERGSTAIIANVPIRRIRPEHI, from the coding sequence ATGGTCTTCGATCTGCTCGAACGCCTGTTTAACCGCAACAAGACCGGCAGTGCCACCGTCGCCAAAGATCGCCTCAAGATGGTCCTGGCGGTGGATCGCACTGAAATTGCCCCCCAGACTATCGAGCAAATCCGCAAAGAAATTCTCGATGTGATCGTGCGCTACTTCGAGATCGACGAGAATGAAAAGTTCGACGTCACCCTCGAACGGGAGCGCGGTTCGACGGCAATCATCGCAAACGTTCCGATCCGCCGCATCCGGCCTGAACATATCTAG
- the minD gene encoding septum site-determining protein MinD, with the protein MSGKVIVITSGKGGVGKTTSSANLGMALASRGKSVVLIDADFGLRNLDLLLGLENRVVYTILEVLEGECRLEQALVRDKRQPGLALLPAVQRRDKSAVTPEQMQDLTGRLAEMFNYVLIDCPAGIEQGFRNAISGAHTAIVVTTPEVSAVRDADRVIGLLGAAGVGEPRLVINRYRPQLAQTNDLMSVDDVLEILAVKLLGVVPEDEQVITTTNRGEPIVLSASPPPAGQAFINIARRLEGEDVPLMEFKLPASNGFIARLRALFTGR; encoded by the coding sequence ATGAGCGGCAAAGTAATCGTCATTACCTCGGGCAAGGGCGGCGTCGGCAAGACGACCTCCTCGGCCAATCTCGGGATGGCCCTCGCCTCCCGCGGCAAGTCCGTGGTGCTCATCGACGCCGACTTTGGGCTGCGCAATCTGGATCTGCTGCTGGGTCTCGAAAATCGCGTAGTCTATACTATTCTAGAAGTTCTCGAAGGCGAGTGCCGTCTGGAGCAGGCCCTCGTGCGCGACAAGCGCCAGCCGGGGCTGGCCCTGTTGCCGGCGGTTCAGCGCCGCGACAAGTCGGCGGTCACCCCCGAGCAGATGCAGGACCTCACCGGTCGCCTCGCCGAGATGTTCAACTACGTGCTCATCGACTGTCCGGCGGGCATCGAGCAGGGATTTCGCAACGCGATCTCGGGCGCCCACACGGCGATCGTGGTGACCACACCGGAGGTCTCGGCGGTGCGCGACGCGGACCGGGTGATTGGGCTATTGGGTGCGGCGGGGGTGGGCGAACCGCGGCTGGTGATCAACCGTTACCGCCCGCAACTGGCCCAGACCAACGACTTGATGTCGGTGGACGACGTGCTGGAGATTCTGGCGGTGAAGTTGCTCGGAGTCGTCCCCGAGGACGAGCAGGTGATTACGACCACCAACCGCGGCGAACCGATCGTGCTGTCCGCCAGTCCGCCGCCCGCGGGCCAGGCCTTTATCAACATCGCCCGCCGCCTCGAGGGTGAGGATGTGCCGTTGATGGAATTCAAGCTGCCTGCAAGCAACGGCTTTATCGCCCGCTTGCGCGCCCTATTTACCGGACGCTGA
- the rsmA gene encoding 16S rRNA (adenine(1518)-N(6)/adenine(1519)-N(6))-dimethyltransferase RsmA translates to MYTLKRFGQHWLNDGAVLDRIVAAAGLACGDRVLEIGPGLGSLTARLLRQVPVVAVEIDRRAVAQLQRQFGGDKRFVLVEGDILREALPEPANVVVANIPYNISGPILAKLTGSLAQPIRRFRTIVLLVQKELGQRIAAPPGSRTYGALSVRLQYLAECELLFEVPSHCFTPPPKVDSAVIRLTPRPFALQADDPAHLDALVTRAFATRRKMLKNCLKGWVETEKLLAAFASLDISPDARAEDLSVERFVQLSNRLAESDYPSGAARGDRRA, encoded by the coding sequence ATGTACACTCTCAAACGTTTTGGTCAGCACTGGCTCAACGACGGGGCGGTTCTCGATCGCATCGTGGCCGCCGCCGGACTCGCCTGTGGCGATCGGGTGCTGGAGATTGGTCCGGGTCTGGGCAGTCTCACCGCTCGGCTGTTGCGCCAGGTCCCGGTGGTGGCCGTCGAAATCGACCGGCGGGCGGTGGCCCAGTTGCAGCGGCAGTTTGGCGGTGATAAGCGCTTCGTGCTGGTGGAGGGAGACATCCTGCGAGAAGCGCTGCCCGAGCCCGCGAACGTCGTGGTGGCCAACATTCCCTACAACATCAGCGGCCCGATTCTGGCGAAGCTTACCGGCAGTCTGGCACAGCCCATTCGGCGCTTCCGCACCATCGTGTTGCTGGTACAAAAGGAACTGGGCCAACGCATCGCCGCCCCGCCCGGCAGCCGCACCTACGGCGCGCTCTCGGTGCGATTGCAGTACCTGGCCGAGTGCGAACTGCTCTTTGAAGTCCCGTCCCACTGCTTCACCCCACCGCCCAAGGTCGATTCGGCGGTGATTCGCCTCACGCCGCGCCCTTTTGCCCTGCAGGCCGACGATCCGGCCCATCTCGACGCGCTGGTCACCCGCGCCTTCGCCACCCGCCGCAAGATGCTCAAAAATTGTCTCAAAGGCTGGGTCGAAACGGAAAAGCTCCTCGCTGCTTTTGCCTCGCTAGATATCAGTCCGGATGCCCGCGCTGAGGATTTGAGCGTTGAGCGCTTCGTGCAGCTGAGCAACCGTTTGGCAGAGAGTGACTATCCGTCGGGTGCGGCGCGTGGCGACCGACGTGCATAA
- a CDS encoding HAD-IC family P-type ATPase yields the protein MLTGDSNPVTRWVAGELGIDMYLAQVLPQAKSAKVRQLQQEGAKVAMVGDGVNDAPAIAQVDVGIAIGAGTDVARATSGIVLVRNDPRDIARIVALSKASYGKMVQNLIWAVGYNAVSLPLAGGVLAGVGFVLPVWVGAVLMSLSTMIVAINAQTLRGSKL from the coding sequence ATGCTCACCGGCGATAGCAACCCGGTGACCCGCTGGGTGGCGGGGGAATTGGGAATCGACATGTACCTCGCCCAGGTTTTGCCGCAGGCCAAATCCGCGAAAGTCCGGCAACTCCAGCAAGAAGGCGCGAAAGTGGCGATGGTCGGCGACGGAGTCAACGACGCCCCGGCTATTGCCCAAGTGGACGTGGGCATCGCCATCGGAGCGGGCACCGACGTGGCGCGCGCCACGTCGGGGATCGTGCTGGTGCGCAACGACCCGCGCGACATCGCCAGGATCGTCGCCCTTAGCAAAGCGAGCTACGGCAAAATGGTCCAGAACTTGATCTGGGCTGTAGGATACAACGCCGTCTCCCTGCCGCTCGCCGGCGGGGTGCTGGCCGGTGTGGGCTTCGTGCTGCCGGTGTGGGTAGGGGCGGTGCTGATGTCACTGAGTACGATGATTGTCGCCATCAACGCCCAGACGCTGCGCGGCTCAAAACTTTAA
- a CDS encoding pyruvate kinase: MSAVQPQLEALIDQLDTIRSHAESLKQQFAEHLQHVHPNFADSAHNLIDYLALRQFDLREIQEQLSGLGLSSLGRTEAHTMASLNAVVQVLERLAGSGGEVVSFADDYARGRDLLTAHTEVLLGPRPATRATRIMVTLPSEAEGDYRLLCALIRAGMNCARINCVHDSETVWERMVGNIRRAEREVGRACRILMDLGGPKLRTGPLAEPLTLRKGEGLVLCRDAEEGRSACEDSPARVVCAVSGIYGGVQVGEAVLFDDGKIESVVRGVAQDEIQLEITRADDKGSRLAADKGINFPESRLKLRGLSEQDLEHLDFVARRADIVGMSFANEPEDVFALQAALGERGAGHLGILLKIETRRGFEQLPRLILAAMRSYPAGVMIARGDLAVECGWERTAEVQEEILWLCEAGHMPVVWATQVLEKLAKKGLPSRAEITDAAMSQRAECVMLNKGPHIVEAVHSLADILCRMQEHQHKKTATLRSLKVSNLV, encoded by the coding sequence ATGTCCGCCGTTCAACCGCAGCTCGAAGCACTGATCGATCAGCTCGACACGATCCGCTCCCACGCAGAGAGCCTCAAGCAACAATTCGCTGAGCACCTTCAGCACGTTCATCCCAACTTTGCCGACAGTGCCCACAATCTCATCGACTACCTCGCCCTGCGCCAGTTCGACCTGCGCGAAATTCAGGAGCAGTTGAGTGGTCTGGGCCTCTCGTCGCTGGGCCGCACCGAGGCGCACACCATGGCAAGTTTGAACGCCGTGGTGCAGGTGCTTGAGCGACTCGCGGGCAGCGGCGGCGAGGTCGTTTCTTTTGCGGACGATTATGCCCGGGGCCGGGATCTGCTCACCGCCCACACCGAGGTGCTCCTGGGACCGAGGCCCGCGACGCGCGCCACCCGGATCATGGTCACCCTACCCAGCGAAGCCGAAGGCGATTACCGGCTGTTGTGCGCTCTCATCCGGGCCGGGATGAATTGTGCGCGCATCAACTGCGTCCACGACAGCGAGACGGTCTGGGAGCGCATGGTGGGCAACATCCGCCGCGCCGAGCGGGAGGTGGGGCGCGCCTGCCGGATCTTGATGGACCTGGGCGGACCGAAATTGCGCACCGGACCGCTTGCCGAACCGCTCACCCTCCGCAAAGGTGAGGGGCTCGTCCTCTGCCGCGACGCAGAAGAGGGCCGATCTGCCTGCGAAGATTCCCCGGCGCGCGTGGTGTGCGCGGTAAGCGGGATCTACGGCGGTGTGCAGGTGGGCGAGGCGGTGCTGTTCGACGACGGCAAAATCGAGAGCGTCGTGCGCGGGGTAGCGCAGGACGAAATCCAGCTGGAGATCACCCGGGCCGACGACAAAGGCAGTCGCCTGGCCGCCGACAAGGGGATCAATTTTCCCGAGAGCCGCCTGAAGCTTCGGGGGCTGAGCGAACAGGATCTGGAGCACCTCGATTTTGTCGCCCGCCGCGCCGACATCGTCGGAATGTCCTTCGCCAATGAACCCGAGGATGTCTTTGCGCTGCAGGCGGCCCTGGGCGAGCGGGGGGCAGGACATTTGGGCATTTTGCTCAAGATCGAAACGCGCCGGGGCTTCGAGCAGTTACCAAGGCTGATCCTGGCTGCCATGCGCTCCTATCCGGCCGGGGTGATGATTGCCCGCGGGGATCTGGCGGTCGAGTGCGGCTGGGAGCGCACCGCCGAGGTGCAGGAGGAAATCCTCTGGCTGTGTGAAGCGGGGCACATGCCGGTGGTCTGGGCCACCCAGGTGCTCGAAAAACTGGCCAAAAAGGGTTTGCCCTCGCGCGCCGAGATTACCGACGCGGCGATGAGCCAGCGCGCCGAGTGCGTCATGCTCAACAAAGGCCCCCACATCGTGGAAGCTGTGCACTCCCTCGCCGACATCCTCTGCCGCATGCAGGAGCACCAGCACAAAAAAACCGCCACCCTGCGCAGCTTAAAAGTTTCCAACCTTGTCTAG
- a CDS encoding family 1 glycosylhydrolase, with protein sequence MAQSFLDLIRARYGDGDYPGDQYGGADGADGRGLPTDSPRNFMFATGIECSYPTIEHGRVRRDLLAECGHYRHWQKDLHLVKELGLNVLRYGLPYHLTHLGPGRYDWSFPDTVMREMQALKITPILDLLHFGVPDWLGNFQNPELPVHFADYCAAVAERYPWVRYYTPVNEIYVTARVSARDGVWNEQLKSDRGFVTALKHLVAASILGTQRIAQRRPDLIVIQSESAEYTHEARAERTPEVTVANKLRFLALDLLYAHPMESDVCMYLADNGLTRAEYDWFMAGEPPGYQVMGNDYYGRNEHILLPDGGRCQAEDVMGWYQITREYYNRYRKPVMHTETNVFDAEKAPCWLWKQWMNILRMRHDGVPVLGFTWYSLTDQIDWDIELAEQRGTVNPCGLFDLERRPRPVALAYRQLLEEFGQITVVPHGELFEVTGRAASLKVEV encoded by the coding sequence GTGGCACAGAGTTTTCTCGACCTCATCCGGGCGCGCTACGGCGACGGCGACTATCCGGGGGATCAGTACGGTGGGGCGGACGGGGCGGACGGCCGCGGGCTACCGACCGATAGCCCCCGCAACTTCATGTTTGCGACCGGCATCGAGTGCTCCTATCCGACCATCGAACACGGGCGCGTGCGGCGCGACCTGCTTGCCGAGTGCGGCCACTACCGCCACTGGCAAAAGGACCTGCACCTGGTCAAAGAACTCGGGCTCAACGTCCTGCGCTACGGCCTGCCCTACCACCTCACCCACCTCGGACCGGGGCGCTACGACTGGAGCTTCCCAGACACGGTAATGCGCGAAATGCAGGCGCTAAAAATCACCCCGATTCTCGACTTGCTGCACTTCGGCGTACCCGACTGGCTCGGCAACTTTCAGAACCCCGAGCTGCCCGTGCACTTTGCCGACTACTGCGCCGCCGTCGCCGAGCGCTACCCATGGGTGCGCTACTACACCCCCGTCAACGAAATCTACGTCACCGCCCGCGTCAGCGCCCGGGACGGTGTCTGGAACGAACAGCTCAAAAGCGACCGGGGCTTTGTGACCGCCCTCAAGCACCTGGTGGCGGCGAGCATCCTCGGCACCCAGCGCATCGCCCAGCGGCGGCCCGACCTCATCGTCATCCAGAGCGAGAGCGCCGAATACACCCACGAGGCGCGCGCCGAACGCACGCCGGAAGTGACCGTCGCCAACAAGCTGCGCTTTTTGGCCCTCGACCTCCTCTACGCTCACCCGATGGAGTCGGACGTGTGCATGTACCTGGCGGACAACGGCCTCACCCGCGCCGAGTACGACTGGTTCATGGCCGGTGAACCCCCTGGCTACCAAGTGATGGGCAACGATTACTACGGACGCAACGAGCACATCTTGCTGCCGGACGGCGGCAGGTGCCAGGCCGAAGACGTGATGGGCTGGTACCAGATCACCCGGGAATATTACAACCGCTACCGCAAGCCGGTCATGCACACCGAGACCAACGTCTTCGACGCCGAGAAAGCGCCCTGCTGGCTCTGGAAGCAGTGGATGAATATCCTGCGCATGCGCCACGACGGCGTGCCGGTGCTCGGTTTCACCTGGTACAGTCTTACCGATCAGATCGATTGGGACATCGAGCTTGCCGAGCAGCGCGGCACCGTCAATCCCTGCGGCCTTTTTGATCTGGAGCGCCGCCCACGGCCGGTGGCGCTCGCTTACCGGCAATTGCTCGAAGAATTTGGCCAAATTACCGTCGTACCCCACGGCGAACTGTTCGAAGTGACCGGCCGCGCGGCCAGTCTGAAGGTGGAGGTGTAG
- a CDS encoding GMC family oxidoreductase produces MIPTLAAEPRKPARPPLPVRRESREEPVDAVIVGTGAGGAPLLARLAQAGLKVVALEAGNHWDPAADFATDEREQNKLFWFDERLSAGADPLAFGRNNSGIGVGGSTLHYTAYVPRPQPDDFRLYSDFGVGEDWPIGYGDLEPYFDELECFLGVSGPSPYPWGPARTPYPLAPMPLNAAAQLMARGCAALGLRTSPAANAVLSAPYFQSGVGWRSPCTNRGFCQAGCTTGGKAGMDVTFIPLALAHGAEVRSGAFVTRIETDRAGRVTGVVYVREGREERQRCRTLFLAAGAIETPRLLLLNGLANQSGEVGRNFMAHPGLQLWGQFSEATRPFKGVPGSLISEDTHRPKDADFAGGYLLQSIGVMPVTYATQTARGGGLWGEKLQSHMHGYNHTAGINILGECLPYAHNYLELSDEPDQRGLPKPRIHFSNGKNERRLRDHAEALMRRIWEAAGAQAVWTFERNAHTIGTCRMGADPKRAVVDPEGRAFDVPNLYIIDNSVFPSALSVNPALTIMALSLRTADRFIERTQRGEY; encoded by the coding sequence ATGATTCCGACCCTGGCGGCCGAACCCCGAAAACCGGCGCGCCCCCCGCTCCCGGTCCGGCGCGAGAGCCGGGAGGAACCGGTCGACGCGGTGATCGTCGGCACCGGTGCCGGCGGAGCGCCGCTGCTTGCCCGACTCGCCCAGGCCGGCCTGAAAGTGGTCGCCCTCGAAGCGGGAAACCACTGGGATCCGGCTGCGGACTTTGCCACCGACGAGCGCGAGCAAAACAAGCTTTTTTGGTTCGACGAGCGGCTGAGCGCGGGCGCGGACCCGCTCGCCTTCGGGCGCAACAACTCGGGCATCGGCGTCGGCGGCTCGACCTTGCACTACACTGCCTACGTCCCGAGGCCGCAACCCGACGACTTTCGGCTTTATAGCGACTTCGGTGTCGGAGAGGACTGGCCCATCGGCTACGGGGATCTCGAACCGTATTTCGACGAACTGGAATGCTTCCTGGGCGTCTCCGGCCCGTCGCCCTACCCGTGGGGACCGGCGCGGACGCCCTACCCGCTCGCCCCAATGCCGCTCAACGCCGCCGCCCAACTGATGGCGCGCGGCTGTGCCGCCCTGGGCCTGCGCACCTCACCCGCCGCCAACGCCGTCCTTTCAGCCCCCTACTTCCAGTCCGGCGTGGGTTGGCGCAGCCCGTGCACCAACCGCGGCTTCTGCCAGGCGGGCTGCACGACGGGGGGCAAGGCGGGCATGGATGTGACGTTTATTCCCCTGGCCCTGGCCCACGGGGCCGAGGTGAGAAGCGGCGCTTTTGTGACCCGCATCGAGACCGACCGGGCGGGCCGGGTCACGGGCGTCGTCTACGTCCGGGAGGGCCGGGAGGAGCGCCAGCGCTGTCGGACCCTTTTTTTGGCGGCCGGGGCCATTGAGACACCGCGCCTGCTCTTGCTCAACGGGCTCGCCAACCAGAGCGGCGAGGTCGGCCGCAACTTTATGGCTCACCCCGGTCTGCAGCTTTGGGGCCAATTTTCGGAGGCGACCCGGCCCTTCAAGGGCGTCCCCGGCAGCCTGATTTCAGAAGACACCCACCGCCCGAAGGACGCCGACTTTGCGGGCGGCTACTTGTTGCAGAGCATCGGCGTCATGCCCGTCACCTACGCGACCCAGACGGCGCGCGGGGGTGGGCTCTGGGGTGAGAAGCTCCAGTCGCACATGCACGGCTACAACCACACCGCCGGCATCAACATCCTGGGCGAGTGCCTGCCCTACGCCCACAACTACCTCGAACTGTCGGACGAACCCGATCAGCGGGGTCTGCCCAAACCGCGTATCCACTTCAGCAACGGCAAGAACGAGCGGCGCCTGCGCGACCACGCCGAAGCGCTCATGCGCCGCATCTGGGAAGCGGCGGGGGCCCAGGCCGTCTGGACTTTCGAGCGCAACGCCCACACCATCGGCACCTGCCGGATGGGCGCCGACCCCAAGCGGGCCGTAGTCGATCCGGAGGGCCGCGCCTTCGACGTACCGAACCTCTACATCATCGACAATTCGGTGTTCCCGAGTGCGCTGAGCGTCAACCCGGCCCTCACGATCATGGCGCTCTCGCTGCGGACGGCCGATCGCTTTATCGAGCGCACCCAGCGCGGGGAGTATTAA
- a CDS encoding alpha/beta fold hydrolase yields MLKVLERGAGEPALVFLHYFGGSSQTWLAVIERLADAARCTTPDLRGFGASEAAGQYAISDYTDDLERLVGALALTRYILVGHSMGGKIALAFAARQPAGLQSLVLVAPSPPSPEPMPEAERSRMLDTHGERAAAEETARKITARPLPGPQFEQVVADNLRTSEAAWRAWLQHGSREDFSDSMDKIALPVLVIVGEADPVLSPRLLEQQVVGRIAGARLVTVPDAGHLLPLEAPEATARHIRSELRRKNPSAT; encoded by the coding sequence ATGCTCAAGGTACTAGAGCGGGGCGCGGGCGAGCCGGCGCTGGTGTTTTTGCATTACTTCGGCGGGTCGTCGCAGACCTGGCTCGCCGTGATCGAGCGCCTCGCGGACGCCGCACGCTGCACCACGCCGGACTTGAGGGGGTTTGGAGCCTCGGAGGCGGCGGGCCAATACGCGATAAGCGATTACACAGACGACCTCGAAAGGCTGGTTGGGGCGCTCGCCCTTACCCGGTACATCCTGGTCGGCCACTCGATGGGCGGCAAGATTGCCCTCGCCTTTGCCGCAAGGCAACCGGCCGGACTGCAATCGCTCGTGCTGGTTGCCCCCTCGCCGCCCAGCCCCGAACCGATGCCCGAGGCGGAGCGCTCCCGAATGCTCGACACCCACGGCGAACGGGCCGCCGCCGAGGAGACCGCCCGCAAAATCACCGCCAGACCGCTCCCAGGTCCACAGTTCGAGCAAGTCGTCGCGGACAACCTGCGCACTTCGGAGGCGGCCTGGCGGGCCTGGCTGCAGCACGGCAGCCGCGAGGACTTCTCCGACTCGATGGACAAGATCGCCCTACCCGTCCTCGTGATTGTCGGCGAGGCCGACCCGGTCCTCTCGCCCCGCCTGCTCGAACAGCAAGTCGTAGGCCGCATCGCCGGGGCACGTCTGGTGACGGTGCCCGACGCCGGACACCTGCTGCCCCTCGAAGCCCCCGAGGCAACGGCGCGACACATCCGCTCGGAACTGCGCCGTAAAAATCCAAGCGCCACTTGA
- the minC gene encoding septum site-determining protein MinC, whose translation MYISNQIDPEWPRSTGCGPVGAISRATLICNLCALARSRPAMQTLPNSLPTQVTFKGTLEGLRLLIPVALPWEEVVLQLQHRLNAGERLWQGGAVVILEVGERLLDGPQLQAVTEMLTAQQLHLMRVRTVRRQTAVAAAVAGLSVEQQEAPPEENPDKPPALRGLAEPLYLQTTLRSGMSLVHPGTVIVVGDVNPGAEIVADGDILVWGTLRGVAHAGAHGNTRALIFALRLRPIQLRIADRVARASDEPPAAPQPEVAYIQDNTIHIAITTEFARRW comes from the coding sequence GTGTACATATCAAATCAAATCGATCCGGAATGGCCGCGAAGCACAGGCTGCGGCCCGGTAGGCGCAATATCCCGTGCTACACTAATCTGCAACCTTTGCGCCCTTGCCAGAAGCCGCCCGGCCATGCAGACTCTGCCCAATTCCCTCCCCACCCAGGTTACCTTCAAGGGGACTCTCGAAGGGTTACGGCTGCTCATCCCGGTCGCTTTGCCCTGGGAAGAAGTGGTGCTGCAACTGCAGCACCGGCTCAACGCCGGGGAGCGCCTCTGGCAGGGAGGGGCGGTGGTGATTTTGGAAGTCGGCGAACGCCTGCTGGACGGCCCGCAACTGCAGGCCGTCACCGAAATGCTCACAGCCCAACAGCTGCACCTGATGCGGGTGCGCACCGTGCGTCGCCAGACGGCGGTGGCGGCGGCGGTGGCCGGGCTGTCCGTCGAGCAGCAGGAGGCTCCTCCGGAGGAGAACCCCGACAAACCCCCGGCCCTGCGCGGGCTGGCCGAACCGCTCTACCTGCAGACGACCCTGCGCTCGGGGATGAGCCTGGTGCATCCCGGCACGGTGATCGTGGTAGGCGATGTCAACCCGGGTGCAGAGATCGTCGCCGACGGCGACATTCTCGTGTGGGGCACCCTCAGGGGCGTCGCCCACGCCGGTGCCCACGGCAACACGCGGGCGCTGATTTTTGCCTTGCGCCTCAGGCCCATCCAGTTGCGCATCGCCGATCGCGTGGCGCGCGCCTCCGACGAACCGCCCGCCGCCCCGCAGCCGGAGGTGGCCTACATTCAAGACAACACCATTCATATCGCTATTACAACGGAGTTTGCCCGGAGGTGGTAA